GCGGGCCGTTGGTATTCCCCTCGCTCTGCCTGGTGCTGTTTTCTTTGGCGTCGGTGCAGGGCTCGCGGCGTTCTTGAACTTGGTCGCTACCTTTGAGCTCGGCGGGTTGTCGACAAACGATGTGTCTGTGGTGAGGAAGGTGGCGTCTGCGTCGTCGACGGCTGATGCGCGGCGGTTGGGGAGATGGGCGGAGGGGTTGAGGGAGGTGTGGTTTTGCGGGCGCCTGAACGAGTCCAGCACGGGTGCCTGGATACCAACATCAGCTGCTGTTCTTGCCTCAGACTTGTAAAGTGCTTGGCCTCCAGCTTGGCGAAGCAAAAGCCATGCCTGTTCCTGACCCAGACTTGCGCAATGCCTACCTCGGGAAAGTCGACGCAGAAGGCGTTCATGTTCATGCCGTACAGGAAGCCGGCAAAGCTCTCGGTGAAGCGCGCCAGGCTCTCGTGCATGAGCTGCAGCTGGACAAAGTTCTGCTCCAGATCGGCCATGGCGTCGCTCAGCTCGGCGAAGCCGTCCTGCAGGCGGTCGAGGGCATGGGACGAGGGTGCGCCGCGGGACCGCTGGGCGCTGTCGCGGAGGGAGCTGCGCGACGCGGGCCGAAGCGGCGTAGTTGGGCGCGAGCGAGGGGAGCGCGAGCGGAGACGGCGGTCGCGCGAGGACGGCGGTTCCCGGGTGGGTGTTGTTGACGCCATTGCGGTGTTGCTGTGTTGCTGTGTTGCTGTGTTGCTGTGTTGCTGTGTTGCTGTGTTGCTGTGTTGCTGTGTTGCTGTGTTGCTGTGTTGCAGTGTCGGGGTGATGGCGGGATGCTGTGTCGGGGCGATGGCGGGATGCAGTGTCGGGGCGATGGCGGGATGCAGTGTCGGGGCGATGGCGGGGATGCTTTGGCGTGGTGGGTGTTGCTGTGTTTACAGTGTCTGGCGGTGGCTTGAGGGGAACGCGAAACGCCTCATGACGCCGTGGCGCCGCGTCCCCCCCTCCTTGCTCGTTGAGAAACGCTCGAGCCAAGGCGGGTCGCATGCCGCATACCTGCTAGGTCCGCGCTTCGACCTCGACCAGCCCACCGTCTACCGGCGCTCGTCCTGTGCTGCTGCTCGACACCTCGACTTCCGTCCGGACTCGCCTTCTGCCGAGCAAGGCGATCGGCTACAGCCGCACCGAGCGTTCCCGTGCAATACGCATGACCTGCTCAGCCACCCCATGTTTATATCCATGTCCCTTCGCCCTTACACGCTGAAGACACTCTCCCACGCTTCCTGTCCAGCACCCGCAGCACAAGCAGCCACCCGCGCCAGCAGAAGCAGCGCTCCTTTCGCCCCTCGACGCTGGACCGCCTCGGTCTCCCGCGCTCAGCGACACCCCCTCCGCGAACGAAGAACCCCCCCAGCCCGCTGCCAGCAAAGCGGCTCAGGGCTTTGGACTGCTGCCGTAGTAGTCGGTCTTGCCGTTGGCGGCGCATTGCTCGTCCCCGTCTTCAGCGCGACTCCGCTCTCCGCCACCGAAGAGCGCACCTCCCCCTTGGacaccacctccaccacctccaccacctccgccacctccaccacctccGCCACAGACGCCACAGACTCCTTCCTCGTCATGGCCCCCAACACGCCCGCCGGTCGCCCCGGCACGCTGACGCCGCAAGAGGAGGAGAAGCTGCGCGAGCTATGGGCGCTCACCATGAAGGTCTTTGGCGTGCACGTGTCGGCCGCGGAACCAACCAACGGCGGGCAGACACCCGCAGCGCCCGTGGCTGCCCCCGCCACGGCAGCGCCTgcagaggagaagaagaagaagagcaagctGAGCGTCTTCTCGAGGCACAAAAAGGACAAGTCGGACAAGAGTGCCGAGGCAGAGTCGACGCCCACGTCAGGAGCACAGACGCCCGACCTTGCACGCCTGTCCCTCTCCACCGACGACGACAAGTTCGGCCAGACGGCAGACTTCAGGGCCACCGTCGCAAACACGCCGCCAGAGGACCTGCGCAACGCCTTCTGGAGCATGGTCAAGCACGACCACCCCGACGCCCTCCTCCTGCGCTTCCTGCGCGCCCGCAAATGGGACGTCGAGAAGGCGCTGGTCATGATGATCTCCACCATGCACTGGCGCCTCGACGAGATGCACGTCGACGACAAGATTGTCAAGCACGGCGAGCTGGGCGCGTTGGTAGAGGCCAGCAGCACGACCGACCCAAAGGCCAAGAAGAACGACGAGGACTTTTTGATGCAGCTGCGCATGGGCAAGAGCTACCTCCACGGCCTCGACAAGGAGGGGAGGCCCATATGCGTCGTCCGCGCACGCCTGCACAAAGCCGGCGAGCAGACGGACGAGAGTCTCGAGAAGTTCACCGTCCTGATGATCGAGACGGCGCGTCTGCTGCTCCGGCCGCCGATTGACACCGCCGTGAGTTGGCCCGTGCGGTCTTGCACCTGAGCTGACTTGTATCTCCAGACCATCATCTTCGACATGACCGACTTCTCCATGGCCAACATGGACTACGCGCCGGTCAAGTTCATGATCAAGTGCTTCGAAGCAAACTACCCAGAGTCCCTCGGCGCCGTGCTGGTCTACAAGGCGCCCTGGGTCTTCAACGCCGTCTGGGCCATCGTCCGCGGCTGGCTGGACCCCGTGGTGGCAGCCAAAGTCAGCTTCGTCAAGAACGTCGACGAGCTGGAGAGGTTTGTGCCGAGAAAGCAGATCCACAAGGAACTCGGCGGCGACGAAGACTGGGTATACACGTACCCGGAGCCCGTGCCGGGCGAGAACGACGCGATGCAGGACGAGGCAAGCCGGCAGGCGATCCAGACGGACCGCACGCAGATTGTCAGCCGGTACGAATCGACGGTGCTCGCGTGGATCAAGGCCGGCGCACAGGGCGGCAGCATCGAGGAGCGGAGGAGGGAGCGCGATGCTGTGGCTGAGGAGTTGAGGCAGAACTACTGGAAACTCGACCCCTACGTCCGCGCCCGGACGCTGTACGACCGCATGGGCGTCATCCAGCAGGGTGGCCAGCTCGCGTTCTACCCAGCTGCGCCCGCGGCGCCGGGGCGGGCATCCACCAGCGCAGACGATCTGGACTAGACGCGCTTCAGCGGAGAAGCACGACGAGTAGCGGGATCTCTGGCCGAAAAAACCCATGTCCCAGCTACGGCATCTCTCCGCCGCGCCATGCCGTCTCCACGCATCGCGATGCGGGCATTTCATCGCGACCGTCTATCGTCATCATCGCATCGCAACGTAGCATATACATAGCACTAATAAGCACCATCCCGCACctgccatgccatgccatgcccTGCCCTCTCAACTCCACATCTCGCAATCACAACCCCACCGCTCCTTTCGACACCCGCTCGATTCCCTCCTTGTCCCCTCTCGTGCAAGGAGAAAGAGACAAACGTGACCCTAGCCAGCTCGACAGACACCCCTGCGAGCCCTGTAAACGCTAATGCAGAATCCCCGAGCACGAAACGTTCAGTGCGTAGAGCACTACACATTCAGCGTTGGCTACACTGGGGGGACCAAAGCACTATCTGCACGTACTGCACAGGAGGCGATGAGGTTCTTGGTGGCTAGCACTTAAGCAGGATTAGTTAGCGGAGTAGGCTAGCACTAGGCAGCTAGTTGTGTCtaggtaggttgtctagaTGTATAGCGCTGTGTTACAGCGTTTCACAGTGTATATTTAGgtattacttatttaaatataCATCATTACGTGGATAATATTTAGTGttctactattatagtgTAGCGTATCACAGTATCTTATTCTTAGTATTATAATAAACAGTAAACTAGTGAATATCAActattcctctctagactagctaggagCTATGATTTAGCTTCTAGTGTAGAGTAATTGgagttatatctatattacaTGTACCCTTCTAAGAGCTACTCTACTTTTAAACAACAGATGTTAAACTAGTAAAATGCCATCTCTAGATAAGACAGCAGCTATGATTTAGCTTCTAGTgtagagtaagaagagtcATCTATTCTGTAGTTAGTGTAAGGAGATGATTAACAAAGCAATAAAGGTAGACATGTATTTAGTAGATTGTCTAGTTGCTGTTGTACAGGGTACGTGTACATGGATAGTTGCACGTAGGCACCCAACTACCTAGACGTGCACATGTGCATGTCGCTCTTGTCCAGATGCACGCTACTCGGAGAAGTTGATGCTCCGGCCGGCCTTCTGGCGGTGGTGCTCGCGACTGTCGACCTCGTCGAGGCGGCGAGCCAAGTCTGCATCGGCGTCGACTTCAGACTCGCTGACGGTCTCGGGCGAGCTCGCGGCGTCGGGCCGTCTGCCCTCCTCCCCCCTGGCGGCCTGGGCTTCTCTCTCGTCTTTGTCCGGGGCGATGAGGCCTTCGACTGGGCGGTAGGTGACGTGGCCccgggcggcggcggcgaga
The Ascochyta rabiei chromosome 17, complete sequence DNA segment above includes these coding regions:
- a CDS encoding phosphatidylinositol transfer protein csr1; amino-acid sequence: MTPWRRVPPSLLVEKRSSQGGSHAAYLLGPRFDLDQPTVYRRSSCAAARHLDFRPDSPSAEQGDRLQPHRAFPCNTHDLLSHPMFISMSLRPYTLKTLSHASCPAPAAQAATRASRSSAPFAPRRWTASVSRAQRHPLRERRTPPARCQQSGSGLWTAAVVVGLAVGGALLVPVFSATPLSATEERTSPLDTTSTTSTTSATSTTSATDATDSFLVMAPNTPAGRPGTLTPQEEEKLRELWALTMKVFGVHVSAAEPTNGGQTPAAPVAAPATAAPAEEKKKKSKLSVFSRHKKDKSDKSAEAESTPTSGAQTPDLARLSLSTDDDKFGQTADFRATVANTPPEDLRNAFWSMVKHDHPDALLLRFLRARKWDVEKALVMMISTMHWRLDEMHVDDKIVKHGELGALVEASSTTDPKAKKNDEDFLMQLRMGKSYLHGLDKEGRPICVVRARLHKAGEQTDESLEKFTVLMIETARLLLRPPIDTATIIFDMTDFSMANMDYAPVKFMIKCFEANYPESLGAVLVYKAPWVFNAVWAIVRGWLDPVVAAKVSFVKNVDELERFVPRKQIHKELGGDEDWVYTYPEPVPGENDAMQDEASRQAIQTDRTQIVSRYESTVLAWIKAGAQGGSIEERRRERDAVAEELRQNYWKLDPYVRARTLYDRMGVIQQGGQLAFYPAAPAAPGRASTSADDLD
- a CDS encoding DASH complex subunit dam1, variant 2, whose protein sequence is MASTTPTREPPSSRDRRLRSRSPRSRPTTPLRPASRSSLRDSAQRSRGAPSSHALDRLQDGFAELSDAMADLEQNFVQLQLMHESLARFTESFAGFLYGMNMNAFCVDFPEVGIAQVWVRNRHGFCFAKLEAKHFTSLRQEQQLMLVSRHPCWTRSGARKTTPPSTPPPISPTAAHQPSTTQTPPSSPQTHRLSTTRRAQR
- a CDS encoding DASH complex subunit dam1 yields the protein MASTTPTREPPSSRDRRLRSRSPRSRPTTPLRPASRSSLRDSAQRSRGAPSSHALDRLQDGFAELSDAMADLEQNFVQLQLMHESLARFTESFAGFLYGMNMNAFCVDFPEAPVLDSFRRPQNHTSLNPSAHLPNRRASAVDDADATFLTTDTSFVDNPPSSKVATKFKNAASPAPTPKKTAPGRARGIPTARGRGGISTRGGAARGARGSGIARGSARARGRGV